Proteins from one Sabethes cyaneus chromosome 2, idSabCyanKW18_F2, whole genome shotgun sequence genomic window:
- the LOC128737503 gene encoding uncharacterized protein LOC128737503 has protein sequence MWSAALCTLGVSKPIWGCNCLNFRQGMISESRGKRPLKIWDSWRNVRKGLVVGSFEELIVRGKDKLGVPAAEPVRLVLECDGTQVEDGEYFRTLANNTVLLLLRQGERWYPTGVDVIKAAISAIPKIVCETIHALELQDETPSWKIMDNKGRVTVVLHWDQRQGGQGGGQSGSGIGGGSGSGGGVLSNGPSSEKFSPSKKSLSTQNSLDKGSVSSQQRYPSPQITVINHDDPQSAIYHSARRLSKQGGSFDSAVGAVHIHTPECAHHAHTPTRAGSPGATECDFHCCALHEEGRKIAVHKNVATSPIQDGSTSPQPPPSSLSDSRRTSTSKGHVRFLDIGPERDSSESETENTVMEDETVTSEKFLLLIDQLSVDQKRHLSIKDIGIILERLSSKILDVERLDRESESDDCYNWTIKATIRGDALRELGVIYNGNYYAISEHPGYKEENEENGEDVEEEDEDRL, from the exons ATGTGGTCTGCAGCGCTATGCACTCTCGGTGTATCCAAACCTATTTGGGGATGCAATTGTTTGAACTTTCGACAAGGAATGATTTCG GAGTCTCGTGGAAAGAGGCCTTTAAAAATTTGGGACAGTTGGCGCAATGTCCGTAAAGGTCTCGTCGTAGGTAGTTTCGAGGAACTAATAGTTAGAG GAAAGGACAAGTTAGGAGTGCCAGCAGCGGAACCTGTCCGTTTGGTTTTAGAATGCGATGGCACTCAAGTAGAGGATGGAGAGTACTTCCGGACGCTAGCGAACAACACTGTCCTGTTATTGTTACGACAAGGAGAACGGTGGTACCCAACAGGTGTCGATGTGATCAAAGCTG cAATATCGGCCATACCTAAAATTGTCTGCGAGACTATACATGCCTTGGAGTTGCAGGATGAAACACCATCTTGGAAGATTATGGATAACAAGGGACGTGTCACCGTTGTACTACACTGGGATCAACGCCAGGGTGGCCAAGGGGGAGGTCAAAGCGGCAGTGGCATTGGTGGAGGTTCAGGCAGTGGTGGTGGAGTACTGAGTAATGGTCCTAGCTCAGAAAAATTTTCGCCTTCTAAGAAAAGCTTATCAACTCAGAATTCCCTCGACAAAGGGTCTGTTTCAAGTCAGCAGCGTTACCCGAGCCCGCAAATCACGGTAATAAACCATGATGATCCTCAGTCCGCGATATACCACTCAGCGAGACGGTTATCGAAACAAGGTGGTTCATTTGATAGCGCTGTGGGAGCTGTTCATATTCACACTCCTGAGTGTGCGCATCATGCCCACACACCTACACGTGCTGGAAGTCCTGGTGCGACAGAGTGTGACTTTCACTGCTGTGCGTTACATGAAGAAGGTCGGAAAATCGCGGTACACAAAAATGTGGCTACATCTCCGATACAAGATGGATCCACCAGTCCACAACCACCACCCAGCAGTTTATCAGACAGTAGACGAACATCCACAAGCAAAGGGCACGTGCGTTTCCTCGACATTGGCCCTGAGCGAGACAGTTCCGAaagtgaaacagaaaacacagtTATGGAAGATGAAACTGTCACGTCGGAGAAATTTTTATTACTGATCGACCAACTATCGGTGGACCAGAAGCGCCATCTTAGCATAAAGGACATCGGTATTATCCTCGAACGACTTAGTTCCAAAATTCTAGATGTAGAACGGTTGGATCGCGAAAGTGAATCCGATGATTGCTACAACTGGACGATCAAAGCAACGATACGTGGTGATGCGTTACGCGAGTTAGGTGTTATATATAACGGTAATTACTATGCAATATCGGAACATCCTGGTTACaaagaagaaaacgaagaaaacggcgaagatgtagaagaagaagatgaagaTCGTTTATAA